In Capsicum annuum cultivar UCD-10X-F1 chromosome 7, UCD10Xv1.1, whole genome shotgun sequence, one genomic interval encodes:
- the LOC107878812 gene encoding nicotinamide/nicotinic acid mononucleotide adenylyltransferase isoform X3 has product MSSKTDIALPLDKLSLDLLKQVEGPSSPARRKRTSVILVSTGSFNPPTYMHLRCFELARDALTSEGFCVIGGYMSPVNDAYKKKSLISAEHRVAMCELACKSSEFVMTDPWEAGQDSYQRTLAVLSRIKTAVGDGSLASTEDVKVMLVCGSDLLESFSTPGVWIPEQVRAICRDFGLVCVRRGGQDVEKIIPNDDILNAYKRNIRVVDEVVPNGISSTRLRDCISKGLSVKYLTADEVIDYIKQHNLYKEQLSNN; this is encoded by the exons ATGTCTA GTAAGACTGATATTGCTTTACCATTGGATAAGTTGTCTTTGGATTTATTAAAACAAGTGGAGGGGCCATCAAGTCCTGCGAGGAG GAAAAGGACATCTGTAATTCTTGTATCAACAGGAAGTTTCAATCCTCCAACTTATATGCACTTGCGTTGTTTTG AGTTGGCAAGAGATGCATTGACTTCAGAAGGATTTTGTGTGATTGGAGGTTACATGTCACCAGTAAATGATGCATATAAGAAGAAG AGTCTTATATCTGCTGAGCATCGTGTTGCAATGTGCGAGTTAGCTTGTAAAAGCTCAGAATTTGTTATGACGGATCCCTGGGAG GCAGGTCAGGATAGCTATCAACGAACATTGGCAGTTCTTTCTAGAATAAAAACCGCTGTCGGTGATGGAAGTTTGGCATCCACTG AAGACGTCAAGGTCATGCTAGTATGCGGTTCTGATCTGCTAGAATCTTTCAGCACACCTGGTGTTTGGATACCTGAGCAG GTCAGGGCCATATGTAGAGACTTCGGCTTGGTTTGTGTCCGAAGAGGTGGCCAGGATGTTGAAAAGATCATCCccaatgatgatattttgaatgCATATAAG AGGAATATCCGAGTCGTGGATGAAGTAGTGCCAAATGGAATCAGTTCAACGAGACTAAG GGATTGCATCTCAAAAGGTTTGTCAGTGAAGTACTTGACAGCAGATGAAGTAATTGATTATATCAAACAACACAATCTTTACAAAGAACAATTATCCAACAACTGA
- the LOC107878812 gene encoding nicotinamide/nicotinic acid mononucleotide adenylyltransferase isoform X2, producing the protein MAIFMLDVSSCLNELFDSRYCVEKSKTDIALPLDKLSLDLLKQVEGPSSPARRKRTSVILVSTGSFNPPTYMHLRCFELARDALTSEGFCVIGGYMSPVNDAYKKKSLISAEHRVAMCELACKSSEFVMTDPWEAGQDSYQRTLAVLSRIKTAVGDGSLASTEDVKVMLVCGSDLLESFSTPGVWIPEQVRAICRDFGLVCVRRGGQDVEKIIPNDDILNAYKRNIRVVDEVVPNGISSTRLRDCISKGLSVKYLTADEVIDYIKQHNLYKEQLSNN; encoded by the exons ATGGCGatattcat GTTAGATGTTTCGAGTTGTCTGAATGAGCTGTTTGATTCAAGATACTGTGTTGAGAAAA GTAAGACTGATATTGCTTTACCATTGGATAAGTTGTCTTTGGATTTATTAAAACAAGTGGAGGGGCCATCAAGTCCTGCGAGGAG GAAAAGGACATCTGTAATTCTTGTATCAACAGGAAGTTTCAATCCTCCAACTTATATGCACTTGCGTTGTTTTG AGTTGGCAAGAGATGCATTGACTTCAGAAGGATTTTGTGTGATTGGAGGTTACATGTCACCAGTAAATGATGCATATAAGAAGAAG AGTCTTATATCTGCTGAGCATCGTGTTGCAATGTGCGAGTTAGCTTGTAAAAGCTCAGAATTTGTTATGACGGATCCCTGGGAG GCAGGTCAGGATAGCTATCAACGAACATTGGCAGTTCTTTCTAGAATAAAAACCGCTGTCGGTGATGGAAGTTTGGCATCCACTG AAGACGTCAAGGTCATGCTAGTATGCGGTTCTGATCTGCTAGAATCTTTCAGCACACCTGGTGTTTGGATACCTGAGCAG GTCAGGGCCATATGTAGAGACTTCGGCTTGGTTTGTGTCCGAAGAGGTGGCCAGGATGTTGAAAAGATCATCCccaatgatgatattttgaatgCATATAAG AGGAATATCCGAGTCGTGGATGAAGTAGTGCCAAATGGAATCAGTTCAACGAGACTAAG GGATTGCATCTCAAAAGGTTTGTCAGTGAAGTACTTGACAGCAGATGAAGTAATTGATTATATCAAACAACACAATCTTTACAAAGAACAATTATCCAACAACTGA
- the LOC107878812 gene encoding nicotinamide/nicotinic acid mononucleotide adenylyltransferase isoform X1: protein MSSCYFRLDVSSCLNELFDSRYCVEKSKTDIALPLDKLSLDLLKQVEGPSSPARRKRTSVILVSTGSFNPPTYMHLRCFELARDALTSEGFCVIGGYMSPVNDAYKKKSLISAEHRVAMCELACKSSEFVMTDPWEAGQDSYQRTLAVLSRIKTAVGDGSLASTEDVKVMLVCGSDLLESFSTPGVWIPEQVRAICRDFGLVCVRRGGQDVEKIIPNDDILNAYKRNIRVVDEVVPNGISSTRLRDCISKGLSVKYLTADEVIDYIKQHNLYKEQLSNN, encoded by the exons ATGTCTA GTTGTTATTTCAGGTTAGATGTTTCGAGTTGTCTGAATGAGCTGTTTGATTCAAGATACTGTGTTGAGAAAA GTAAGACTGATATTGCTTTACCATTGGATAAGTTGTCTTTGGATTTATTAAAACAAGTGGAGGGGCCATCAAGTCCTGCGAGGAG GAAAAGGACATCTGTAATTCTTGTATCAACAGGAAGTTTCAATCCTCCAACTTATATGCACTTGCGTTGTTTTG AGTTGGCAAGAGATGCATTGACTTCAGAAGGATTTTGTGTGATTGGAGGTTACATGTCACCAGTAAATGATGCATATAAGAAGAAG AGTCTTATATCTGCTGAGCATCGTGTTGCAATGTGCGAGTTAGCTTGTAAAAGCTCAGAATTTGTTATGACGGATCCCTGGGAG GCAGGTCAGGATAGCTATCAACGAACATTGGCAGTTCTTTCTAGAATAAAAACCGCTGTCGGTGATGGAAGTTTGGCATCCACTG AAGACGTCAAGGTCATGCTAGTATGCGGTTCTGATCTGCTAGAATCTTTCAGCACACCTGGTGTTTGGATACCTGAGCAG GTCAGGGCCATATGTAGAGACTTCGGCTTGGTTTGTGTCCGAAGAGGTGGCCAGGATGTTGAAAAGATCATCCccaatgatgatattttgaatgCATATAAG AGGAATATCCGAGTCGTGGATGAAGTAGTGCCAAATGGAATCAGTTCAACGAGACTAAG GGATTGCATCTCAAAAGGTTTGTCAGTGAAGTACTTGACAGCAGATGAAGTAATTGATTATATCAAACAACACAATCTTTACAAAGAACAATTATCCAACAACTGA